One Magnolia sinica isolate HGM2019 chromosome 2, MsV1, whole genome shotgun sequence genomic window, CAATTCGTTttattatatcattttaaaatattataagaaTAACTCCAGAGATAAGACAGCCTCAGTAGTACAAACATATTCAAATATTTACTAGTTGTGTGCTTGCAATACTAGAACACATATTGAACATATGAGTTGTGAAGAGAGCAAATGGTAACAAACATCTACATACAATCTACATCAGCTGGTATCTGTACAAATGGGAGGACAAATAAAGAGGAGGTGATTAACAAAGGTCATTCTTGTAATGAAATTAAGTGGGAGTTGTTTGTAGAACTGGGCCCATGGAGACTCCATTTATTATCACTGAACTTTGGGTTTGTTGTCAAAGAAAAACTTGTCTCATGCATTAAGGGATCAAATGAGATATACAACAATCTTACATGAGATGGAGCAGTCTTTCTCGCTTTCCCAGTGTTCTTTTTCTTTAACGAAATCGTCTAAAAAAATTGAGTACTTCAACAATTCTAACAGGCAGACATTGCTTAATTGAGAAAGAAGTTAATATTTCAACCATTTCACAGCATACAACACACTGCCACCAGCAGCCATCCATGCTATAAATCAAAGGTTAACTATCCATGGCACAATCAATATTTGTGCTGATCATTCTGTCCAAAGGCAACAAAACAGCAATACAGCAACAttgcaggttttttttttccttttacattTCAACATGACCAACAAGCTAATGTTAATATGTGGATAAAATTGAGCTTTGTAAACCACACCTTGGACTCCAGTAAAGAAATCTCAGAACGAAGTCGGTCACCCTCCCGTTCCAAAGACTTAATTCTCCTCGCTTCATTATTCAGCTTTTCATTAAGCAACTTTAGTTCATCATGTTGGCCAGTAATGACTTGCCTTTGTTCATGTAAATTACGCTCCAGTTCTCTTACAGTGCATTGCCTTTCAGAAAGGGATGACTCTAGCTCCTGTGTTGTGGAAAGCAAGGAAACCACATGCTATCAATATAGACTGCATAATGGACAAATAAATGCCAAGGAGAGTTGTGTACCTTGACAAGGGAATCATGTGCCTTTCCACCCTCTGCTTCCCCACTCTTCTGCTTCTTCCATGCAATAGCATCCTTTCTtagtctctctctttcttcaatgGCCGAAGAAAGCTGTGGTTCcacagagaaaaaataaaaagaaaaagaaagttgtGATTCCACAAGGAAAACTTACTAAACAAATGAGCAGAGACAACAGAGAAAGAAGGTGCTCTGTAAtttaaaggacaaaaaaaaaaggaaaaaaaaaagaaaaagaatcatgTACTCATAACATAGAACATAATCCTATAATTATAGACTTTTTTCTACAAAAAGGAATGGCAACATGGAATCCTTACTGGACATAGGGGTATCATGCATCTGAACACCTAACAGACCATCATCTTAAAGTAATAAAACACCAAAGAAATCCTCGCTGATAGCATAGACAAATTAGAAAAGACACTGTAAAGAACAAGAGTCAGCAACATCATATGAACACTTCCTGAAACTCTAAAAGTGCAGAACTTTCTCAAAAACACTAATACTTCCAACGAAAAACAAATTCAAACTCTGGGAAGATAGCAACTTTAGAAACCATTGCCAACAAACAACAGTTCGCACAAAGAATAAGAGAATAACTGAGAACTACTAGAATAAATGAAATACAAGCATACAAAATGGCAAGGGAAAAGCAACGTCACCAAGAGTTGCTCGACCTGATCCTCACCATTAACTCAAGCCGTTTAACCACTAACAATGATTCTTCAGCTTTCTCTTTGGCCAGTGCGGCCTCCGTTTCAGCATGTTGCTTAGCAAGGTCTGCAGATTCCAGGGCGACCTCCAACTGCTTCAGATGAGCACTGATCTCACCTAACTTCATCATGCTATCAATTAGCTCTCTGCATCACATACAAAAGAATCCAATGATATATGGGAAAGTCTAAAAGCAGGTGCATACCCAAAGTTCAAGCGAAATCTAAAAACCTCACAAGATCAGACACCACCAAGCAAGCTAATTATTTGTATGGAATGTTATTTAAAAGCAAATTTTGCTCCTTCAACCTACATTAAGTTTTTTTATGGATCCCAGACCCAATTCATTCAAATATATGGTGCAAAGTCGTTAAAGTATATATGCCATGATCACAACTGCATCAGCCAGCAACTGGCAGCACTCTTATCCATTTTAAAGCTAACCCAAACATGGCAAGATATGTATTTGACAATATTGTAACAAGGGAAAGGACATACTTCTGCAAACTGGCAAATTTTCTCGGTATATCATCAGAACATGAAACATCAGGGATCTCTTTCAGCATTGATTTCCAAGACATCAGTTCATCCTCCAACTTCTTTACATTCAGCTGGACCACTTGTAGTTCAAATAACTCCTTTTCTGCCCTCTCTCTGCGGCTCTGTTCTTCCAACAATTTCTCTTTCAGTAATTCACTATTTACATGAGATGATTTCAACTTTCTTGCCTCTCGAACTTCCGCCTCCTAGCAATGAGCAAAAGAAAATCAGCCAGACACTTGGTAAAAATTGGATTGACACTTTTGTTCTCAAATAAGGTATGGATGAAAGGAATCAACATATGGGAAGCTATACCCCTCCACTAAAGAGTAAAagttcttaaaatgagctcatcaGTAATTTAAGAAAGAAGCAAGCTTAATGAGAATTATTACAATAAATTATGAAGTTGTCAAAGTTTCAGCTGATAGAAATCTAGGCAGCATTTTTGTATGGACTGACCATATCATGTTCATAAGAGGCAACAGTGATTTTCCAAATTTCTCTCCATCCCTCGTACTACGAGAGTTAAGAAGTTATTTTTACTTTAAAGAATATGCTGAAAATGTGTCGTAGTCATATTTAAACAGTTCCATATTGGGGAAAATGACTTCTTTTATGATCAGATAGCTTTGAACTTTTGTCTTGGAGTGTTCAGTACCAAGGGCATTTTTTAGTTTACAATATAATGCTCGGGTAATTTTAAATTTAGGCTATACGCGACTAGTAGTATGACTGCATGAAAGCCAAGACACATTGCTTTTGATAAGATAACATAGAAAAATAAGAATGATGAAAAAGAAATAGTTGCTAAGATCTTAACAGAGAGAAGGAACTTTCAAGAAAGTCAGGTGGTGATGCTAAGAGACAAACAAAACAAGTTTGAATCGATAAATGCAATCAGATCCAAGCAGAAAGGCCCAGAACATTAACGATCATAGCTCACATATCATAAAAGATATATATCATAATGCGACAGCACAAAATTCAAAGTGCATGATGTACCAATAGAagaaggaataaataaataaataatctaaccAACTTACATAGTTTCTAAGATCTTCTTGCAGATGCTTCACCAAGATATGGGTCTTTGTTGGACTAGCTTCTTCAGATGGAACAGTAAACCTCGAAAGCTTCCGCTCTGCTTCCGTCTTTTGATAAAGACACTGGTAAAGTAAGCATGACTTAATTGTAAATTGAAGTTCATACTTTTCATGGGACAGATAAACAATCAATAAAGAacaaaagatagtcaatgtttttCTCAATTCTATAGTAGCAGTGAACCAATACCAATCAATGCAACCATATTTAGGAAGCTGTATGGGCACAGGAAATaacttcaaaattttcaacaaccTCATTTAGTTGTTTTCTGAGTTCCTCTAGCTGCGTCTTCAGTAACTCAGACTCTTTCTCTGCATTGTTCGCTCTGCATCCCATTCGTTCAAGCTAAAACGACAAAAAGCTATGAAGTTGATACTTGATAGCAATAAATAGATTTAGTCAAAATATGTTCAGTGCAATAGTTTCACATAACTCACATTTGCATTCATTCTAGAAACAGAAAGCTTCGACTCATTTTGCACATGTACGAGCTCATTACGAAgactatttttctctctttccatgCTTTCAGAAACACGGCGAAGTTTCTCCTCGAGCAGTGTCGCATTCTCTTTAGCTGCAGCTGCCGAAGACTCAGCATTCCTACGAAGGTCCATTTCTTTTTTGAGCTGTACCTGGATTTTCATAACCATAATACAATATTTCATAGGTTTGCCATGATATTAAGCATAAATTAAAATGTAACAAAAAAGTCCTTCAATCAAGGGTCCAAGCCAGAACTACAAACAAAATCATACAACAGAACATAAAGAAATGGATATGGGCATGCATAGCAGCATGATAGATTAGTCGACATGACAGTTCTCTAAGCTGGCATCAATGTGGTACAAATTACAAGAAAAAATGTTTACTATGATGCAGGTTGCAGTTTTCAGAGGAACAACAGCTTTCACTGACATACGTTAGGAAATTCAAAATCATGAACTCTTGAAGTGAGGCAATATCTGGCATTTTAAAGTAAATGGGTGTTCTAAATGCACAATTTTTATTCAATTATCAAGGTCAAATCGGGTACTAGTATTTTGTTTTTgcaataataatataaaatatgacAAGATGCAACATTTGGATAAATCTAATGGATGCTAAGACACCAAGGTGAATCTCCACACTCTCCACAAAGCCATCCTGCTAGTACACTGCTTCAAATTCTAAGTTATTTACCCTTTCTTAAGTTCTTGGGTAGAGCGACAAGAAATCTTAACTCATCAAAGCCCTCAATTATTTTTTTGTCTATACATCACTTACGAACAGCATCATTTAGATCACCAATGGGCAAAACCCAACCAGCATCTTTCTTGCATGCAAACTAAGCTAGACTCCACCATAAGGTTCTATGCGGTTTTCAATCTTATCATGAACAATGACCAGCACCTCAAAACAGAATCAAGTAAATTAAAATGTCCATGAGGATGTCCTGTATCAAATTGAGGGCATGGAGAAGATAAAAGCATGCTATACTAGTCAAAAcatagatttttttctttttctttttttctgaagGAACACAGACAAGTTTTTATAATAGCCAAGCCACAAACAATAGCCTTCCCAACAAGATAATGAATAAACAGACACTTGATCAAAGAAGAGGATaatctttcaaaagaaaaaacaatCAAAGAAGAGAATAAGATTAAACAAGGGAATCCACGAATAGATGGAGACTGGTAAAGCAGTTCACAGTTGTAAATATGCAAAGCTCAAGGAATGTAATTATTAACCAATCA contains:
- the LOC131236683 gene encoding mitotic spindle checkpoint protein MAD1 isoform X1 produces the protein MILRTPPPRKRKTETGDAVFAPEDPISDRRLVIYEDPLPVASHDPTSSSDHMLCTYQCRQMVKSEFLDAFDSAEKKVRDYQSRLEALNDNLCKAETERRKYKDQFHFVEQELAAAKGREQALQEQLLKEVSDSQERHEKLLKRCSELEVQLKKEMDLRRNAESSAAAAKENATLLEEKLRRVSESMEREKNSLRNELVHVQNESKLSVSRMNANLERMGCRANNAEKESELLKTQLEELRKQLNECLYQKTEAERKLSRFTVPSEEASPTKTHILVKHLQEDLRNYEAEVREARKLKSSHVNSELLKEKLLEEQSRRERAEKELFELQVVQLNVKKLEDELMSWKSMLKEIPDVSCSDDIPRKFASLQKELIDSMMKLGEISAHLKQLEVALESADLAKQHAETEAALAKEKAEESLLVVKRLELMLSSAIEERERLRKDAIAWKKQKSGEAEGGKAHDSLVKELESSLSERQCTVRELERNLHEQRQVITGQHDELKLLNEKLNNEARRIKSLEREGDRLRSEISLLESKLGHGDYSAANTKVLRMVNTLAVDNEGKHTIEALQAELQKTKAKLQAVEDLKGQSEAGTIVDSHIPEKLAQLKAQIATLEKREERYKTVFAEKISVFRRACCSLFGYKIVMDDQQWPNGIPVTRFTLQSIYAQTDDEKLEFEYESGNTNILVNAYTSQSEISHQVEIFIRKMNSIPAFTANLTVESFNRRTLS
- the LOC131236683 gene encoding mitotic spindle checkpoint protein MAD1 isoform X3, whose amino-acid sequence is MILRTPPPRKRKTETGDAVFAPEDPISDRRLVIYEDPLPVASHDPTSSSDHMLCTYQCRQMVKSEFLDAFDSAEKKVRDYQSRLEALNDNLCKAETERRKYKDQFHFVEQELAAAKGREQALQEQLLKEVSDSQERHEKLLKRCSELEVQLKKEMDLRRNAESSAAAAKENATLLEEKLRRVSESMEREKNSLRNELVHVQNESKLSVSRMNANLERMGCRANNAEKESELLKTQLEELRKQLNECLYQKTEAERKLSRFTVPSEEASPTKTHILVKHLQEDLRNYEAEVREARKLKSSHVNSELLKEKLLEEQSRRERAEKELFELQVVQLNVKKLEDELMSWKSMLKEIPDVSCSDDIPRKFASLQKELIDSMMKLGEISAHLKQLEVALESADLAKQHAETEAALAKEKAEESLLVVKRLELMLSSAIEERERLRKDAIAWKKQKSGEAEGGKAHDSLVKELESSLSERQCTVRELERNLHEQRQVITGQHDELKLLNEKLNNEARRIKSLEREGDRLRSEISLLESKLGHGDYSAANTKVLRMVNTLAVDNEGKHTIEALQAELQKTKAKLQAVEDLKGQSA
- the LOC131236683 gene encoding mitotic spindle checkpoint protein MAD1 isoform X2, encoding MILRTPPPRKRKTETGDAVFAPEDPISDRRLVIYEDPLPVASHDPTSSSDHMLCTYQCRQMVKSEFLDAFDSAEKKVRDYQSRLEALNDNLCKAETERRKYKDQFHFVEQELAAAKGREQALQEQLLKEVSDSQERHEKLLKRCSELEVQLKKEMDLRRNAESSAAAAKENATLLEEKLRRVSESMEREKNSLRNELVHVQNESKLSVSRMNANLERMGCRANNAEKESELLKTQLEELRKQLNECLYQKTEAERKLSRFTVPSEEASPTKTHILVKHLQEDLRNYEAEVREARKLKSSHVNSELLKEKLLEEQSRRERAEKELFELQVVQLNVKKLEDELMSWKSMLKEIPDVSCSDDIPRKFASLQKELIDSMMKLGEISAHLKQLEVALESADLAKQHAETEAALAKEKAEESLLVVKRLELMLSSAIEERERLRKDAIAWKKQKSGEAEGGKAHDSLVKELESSLSERQCTVRELERNLHEQRQVITGQHDELKLLNEKLNNEARRIKSLEREGDRLRSEISLLESKLGHGDYSAANTKVLRMVNTLAVDNEGKHTIEALQAELQKTKAKLQAVEDLKGQSEAGTIVDSHIPEKLAQLKAQIATLEKREERYKTVFAEKISVFRRACCSLFGYKVEIFIRKMNSIPAFTANLTVESFNRRTLS